One window of the Granulicella arctica genome contains the following:
- a CDS encoding Crp/Fnr family transcriptional regulator, which yields MSTPPFKNSLLQRFDPEIIDRLHLHPVDLPVGREIEYPGNHIDNLFFIEEGIASMTATFKDGVQVEIALAGFEAVLAASSMMGTRRSLNRVYMQVGGHGFSSAIEAATLEFKRGEKFQDLTLRYLQAQFIQSSQTAGCNARHSIEQRLARWLLLCADRNGGRILPLSHEYMADMLGASRTTVTNVAIHFQEQKLISYSRGKINLLDLPGLEKLSCECYAVVRDHLSNYADSYEGFGKS from the coding sequence ATGAGCACCCCGCCGTTCAAGAACTCCCTCTTACAGCGCTTCGATCCGGAGATCATCGACCGGCTGCATCTTCACCCGGTCGACCTCCCTGTGGGTCGCGAGATCGAATATCCTGGCAATCACATCGATAACCTGTTCTTTATCGAGGAGGGCATCGCGTCGATGACGGCGACGTTTAAGGACGGCGTGCAGGTCGAAATTGCTTTGGCCGGATTCGAGGCCGTCCTCGCGGCATCGTCCATGATGGGAACGCGCCGCAGCCTCAATCGCGTCTATATGCAGGTTGGTGGGCATGGCTTCAGCTCGGCGATCGAAGCAGCTACTCTGGAGTTCAAGCGCGGCGAGAAGTTTCAGGACCTGACCCTTCGATATCTTCAGGCCCAGTTCATTCAGTCCTCTCAAACGGCTGGGTGCAATGCTCGACATTCGATCGAGCAGAGACTTGCACGGTGGCTTCTGCTCTGTGCCGACCGCAACGGAGGGCGCATTCTTCCTCTATCTCACGAATACATGGCTGACATGCTCGGTGCCTCTCGAACCACGGTGACGAACGTCGCCATTCACTTCCAGGAGCAGAAACTCATCTCGTACTCGCGAGGCAAAATAAACCTGCTCGACCTGCCCGGTCTCGAGAAACTCTCCTGCGAGTGCTATGCCGTTGTACGTGACCATTTGAGCAACTATGCCGATTCGTATGAAGGCTTTGGCAAAAGTTAG
- a CDS encoding cold shock domain-containing protein, whose amino-acid sequence MSQHKGSVKWFNNVKGYGFLGRDDGPDVFVHFSSIQIEGYKSLKEGEIVEYDIIEGAKGLQADLVVRSKMA is encoded by the coding sequence ATGTCTCAGCACAAAGGTTCAGTGAAGTGGTTCAACAATGTGAAAGGCTATGGTTTTCTTGGACGTGACGATGGTCCCGATGTGTTCGTTCATTTCAGCTCGATCCAGATCGAGGGCTATAAGTCGCTTAAAGAGGGCGAGATCGTGGAATACGACATCATCGAAGGAGCAAAAGGGCTTCAGGCGGACCTCGTCGTTCGTTCCAAGATGGCGTAG